From Alkalispirochaeta americana, the proteins below share one genomic window:
- a CDS encoding phage tail protein has translation MIQGAPEGIVGLGLFAAQRRLRHAGIQKWTISYMESERPFSTVLQVREKHGDPHLVVASRNPIRFLPSIYQDNEFLRNFLWVFQHLYNEITLTLDNLHSFFVPSDTPEGFLRWLAGWFDISIAQVLPEDKLRLLLHQAVTLYRYRGTAIGIQKLMKLLTGVEPEILENYLPHDAYVLGASPGNRAALILDSKKQYRAYFTVFFPIERAEVDPGVVTLLPQILEMEKPANTLAIIAFRNPEEVKVLGVLIDDDTRMASDESVPETGGDKE, from the coding sequence GTGATCCAGGGTGCACCAGAGGGGATCGTGGGGCTTGGCCTCTTTGCTGCACAGCGACGATTGCGCCATGCAGGGATTCAGAAGTGGACTATCTCGTACATGGAAAGCGAGCGACCTTTTTCCACGGTCTTGCAGGTCAGGGAGAAACATGGAGACCCCCATCTTGTGGTGGCGTCGCGTAATCCGATCCGCTTTCTTCCGTCGATATACCAGGACAATGAGTTCCTTCGAAACTTCCTGTGGGTCTTTCAGCATCTCTACAACGAGATCACCCTGACTCTTGATAATCTCCATTCTTTCTTTGTTCCTTCCGACACGCCCGAGGGGTTTTTGCGGTGGCTGGCAGGATGGTTCGATATTTCTATCGCCCAGGTGTTGCCGGAAGACAAGCTTCGCCTGTTGCTTCACCAGGCAGTTACACTCTATCGGTACCGGGGAACGGCTATCGGGATACAAAAGCTCATGAAGCTCTTAACGGGAGTGGAGCCGGAGATTCTGGAAAACTATTTGCCCCACGATGCCTACGTTCTGGGTGCATCGCCAGGCAACAGGGCTGCCCTGATTCTGGATTCCAAAAAACAGTATCGAGCATATTTCACCGTCTTTTTTCCGATAGAGCGCGCGGAGGTGGATCCCGGAGTTGTAACGCTTCTCCCCCAGATTCTGGAGATGGAAAAACCGGCAAATACCTTGGCAATCATTGCGTTCAGAAACCCTGAAGAAGTAAAGGTCCTTGGCGTGCTGATTGATGATGACACCCGCATGGCATCGGATGAGTCTGTCCCGGAAACGGGAGGAGATAAAGAATGA
- a CDS encoding DUF1257 domain-containing protein: protein MKTKIRNIEVLKQALKNLGIAYTEAAEGTTLSIKGWEQETAQARISIETGCSYPIGVTLNDKGEAEFVADWWAIETWTERKQTDILAEFTRQYAYETVMDKVRSSGYDVVTEESDSEERVRVVVRKWT from the coding sequence GTGAAAACGAAAATACGGAATATCGAGGTTCTCAAGCAGGCCCTGAAAAATCTGGGCATTGCCTATACCGAGGCCGCCGAGGGGACAACCCTTTCCATAAAAGGCTGGGAACAGGAAACCGCCCAGGCCCGGATCTCGATTGAGACAGGCTGTTCCTATCCAATCGGGGTCACACTAAACGATAAAGGAGAAGCGGAGTTTGTTGCAGACTGGTGGGCGATCGAAACGTGGACCGAGCGAAAACAGACGGACATTCTGGCGGAGTTCACACGGCAATACGCCTATGAAACGGTAATGGACAAGGTTCGGAGTTCCGGATACGACGTGGTTACCGAGGAAAGTGATTCCGAAGAGCGAGTGCGTGTTGTTGTAAGGAAGTGGACGTGA
- a CDS encoding phage tail protein, producing MGVYAPQMKTNFKVEIDGVDYGNFTSVTGLGATAEVSDDVGGMDKNPRKIPGKVRYETVTLTRNCDPTDTVLRDWWKTVERGLPERKAVSVVLSGRDGITEIARRNLFECVPSGWTMSDLSSSENGAISESISLVYEDADWG from the coding sequence ATGGGAGTCTATGCGCCGCAAATGAAGACGAACTTCAAGGTAGAGATCGATGGGGTTGACTACGGCAACTTCACGTCTGTTACCGGCCTCGGTGCCACCGCAGAGGTTTCCGACGATGTGGGAGGAATGGACAAGAACCCCCGGAAGATTCCGGGAAAGGTTCGCTACGAGACGGTAACGCTCACGCGAAACTGCGATCCCACAGATACGGTACTGCGAGACTGGTGGAAAACCGTTGAGCGGGGATTGCCCGAACGAAAAGCTGTATCGGTAGTTTTGTCCGGCCGGGATGGAATCACCGAGATTGCTCGTCGGAACCTCTTTGAGTGTGTGCCGTCAGGCTGGACTATGTCTGATCTCTCCAGCAGTGAGAACGGTGCCATTTCCGAGAGCATTTCCCTGGTCTATGAGGATGCTGACTGGGGTTAA